In the Diachasmimorpha longicaudata isolate KC_UGA_2023 chromosome 1, iyDiaLong2, whole genome shotgun sequence genome, one interval contains:
- the LOC135164510 gene encoding phospholipase DDHD2 isoform X1, with protein MGDQSRKIKNPLLTAGQGFSFDDFGGSNLLMPVTPAVISEPVRHELHDNPLEGEQSTSPPAVLQPSLVEPNIPPPITEIPLPSYDPKEPPTDSYQRSSYFTSILSSLPNLSLTSLTGQQAPPASAVPNDSIEERLSLNNSSHFPPQEYHHPPPPENFSDQSHPPSLQQPLQPPPSALPCPPQAVGLVSYRLGNQRRLKYAPPPDLTSSTAKSLTPPSLGIQNPPIVPPHSEFFTPGFVTPQVDENLSFPPAVVQPPNNPSISTISGPQEIPTSSALREPVTPHNTPANYFTPASTFDTTYQPHQQTISDLSRSSPTNPPTVPTNDTSPNPSAITDDLAEIDLSRRSSPPDIFHRESTPLESQSQPLNADYPSVAPANNLFTSNFPHFKSEPSTSAFFDTNTVSSLKSSQSVQPPSQISFYNPVEFDANSRAHNLSRQCEINTQSAISDGFISSSADTANWSTPRATLITSEMPEPMGTATLNTIQTSINSSIVRGHQNDTIPPSLHNLASGSDKKMVYRPVYHHWFYRKNIENKVLWNPFSMQDSLNLEEVHNSTDITPETTVATDGGRYDVEILKRQRVPVYWSGEPTEVRRASWFYKGPGESRYTPYEESTAARLEKEYKHACNSDHWNRRVELNNGEYIVFHSATIQIHYLQASSPELVASWGNSTDSESNMYLQGTSSRPKVVKRGVDEFHIEEGEPEKIDHLLFLVHGIGSVCDLKFRSVEEVVDEFRSISLQLIQSHYRTASTHGIVNRIEVLPVSWHATLHSEDTGIDKKLKAITLESIPKLRHFTNDTLLDVLFYTSPVFCQTIMQTVGNELNRLNALFRDRNPDFTGNVCVGGHSLGSLILFDLLCHQKAPMDESKLDTDATINEEDENSEVETDNGPNLSLKPMPKSIVKRRLSRKMSYVMGAAGTGQPFIVYPHLDFFPKAFFALGSPIGMFVTVRGIDKLGENFKLPTCPAFFNIFHPFDPVAYRMEALINPEAYKYRPMLIPHHKGRKRMHLELKETMARVGADLKQKLLDSVRSTWNSVYQLAMFHRQDNHVLEQEIDKVVEEQLQKSTNNNHNIHNEQDEDRENERGVNLKVGQLNGGRRIDYVLQEAPFEYINEYIFAMTSHVGYWESEDTMLLILKEMYGATGIQADAQLPPQTMTIERPSPNISTFSSPGPSAPLKSFNFPNTGGGPATIGVDPTAPISNRPVGPPPMSGFIRKS; from the exons ATAATCCCCTCGAAGGTGAACAGTCCACCTCACCTCCAGCGGTTCTGCAGCCCTCGCTAGTGGAGCCAAATATTCCACCTCCGATAACCGAAATCCCCTTACCCTCGTATGACCCAAAAGAGCCTCCCACCGACTCCTACCAACGCTCCAGCTACTTCACGTCAATCCTCTCATCTCTTCCAAATCTCTCTCTCACATCCCTAACAGGACAACAGGCCCCACCAGCTAGTGCAGTCCCAAATGATTCAATAGAAGAGAGGCTGTCTCTAAATAACTCATCACACTTTCCACCGCAGGAGTACCATCATCCTCCACCACCAGAGAATTTCAGCGATCAATCTCATCCACCGTCACTACAGCAACCACTCCAACCTCCACCCTCTGCCCTCCCCTGCCCACCCCAAGCAGTTG GTTTAGTATCGTATCGTCTTGGTAACCAGCGACGTCTTAAATACGCCCCACCCCCGGATTTAACATCAAGCACAGCAAAATCGTTGACACCACCATCTCTAGGTATTCAAAATCCCCCAATTGTACCACCTCATTCTGAATTCTTCACGCCGGGATTTGTAACTCCCCAAGTTGATGAGAATCTCTCATTTCCTCCGGCGGTGGTACAGCCCCCTAATAATCCATCAATCTCAACGATATCTGGACCCCAAGAAATTCCAACAAGTAGTGCATTGAGAGAACCTGTGACACCACACAATACACCAGCGAATTACTTCACACCTGCCTCGACATTCGACACGACTTACCAGCCCCATCAGCAAACAATAAGCGATTTATCACGGTCTTCACCAACAAATCCGCCAACAGTACCTACTAATGATACTTCACCGAATCCATCAGCAATCACTGATGATCTAGCGGAAATAGATCTCTCCCGAAGATCCTCACCACCAGATATTTTTCACCGAGAGTCCACTCCCCTCGAGAGTCAATCACAGCCCCTGAATGCTGATTATCCATCCGTCGCGCCAGCAAATAACTTGTTCACGAGTAATTTTCCACACTTTAAAAGTGAGCCAAGTACAAGTGCATTCTTCGATACGAATACTGTATCATCTTTAAAATCCAGCCAATCAGTTCAACCACCGTCCCAGATATCGTTTTACAATCCTGTTGAGTTTGATGCTAATTCAAGAGCACATAATTTATCTCGTCAATGTGAAATTAACACGCAAAGTGCAATTAGTGATGGATTCATTTCATCATCTGCTGATACTGCCAACTGGTCAACGCCTCGGGCAACTTTAataacgagtgaaatgccCGAACCAATGGGCACAGCAACACTTAATACCATACAAACATCGATAAATTCGTCGATAGTACGTGGTCACCAGAACGATACAATTCCACCGAGTCTTCACAATTTGGCATCTggtagtgataaaaaaatggtgtACAGGCCAGTTTATCATCACTGGTTTTATcgtaaaaatattgagaataaAGTACTGTGGAATCCATTCTCAATGCAGGATAGTTTGAATTTAGAGGAAGTACATAATTCCACTGATATCACACCAGAGACAACAGTTGCCACTGATGGGGGTCGTTATGATGTTGAAATACTTAAACGTCAGAGAGTACCTGTTTACTGGTCTGGTGAGCCAACTGAGGTCAGGAGGGCCTCGTGGTTTTACAAGGGCCCTGGAGAATCGAGATATACACCGTATGAAGAGAGCACTGCTGCCAGACTTGAGAAGGAGTACAaacacgcgtgcaatagtgATCATTGGAATAGGAGGGTGGAACTCAATAATGGAGAGTACATTGTTTTTCACAGTGCTACCATTCAAATTCATTATCTTCAAGCTAGCTCACCTGAGCTCGTTGCATCGTGGGGCAATAGCACT GATTCAGAGAGCAATATGTATTTGCAGGGTACCTCGAGCCGTCCTAAAGTTGTAAAACGTGGAGTAGATGAATTTCACATTGAGGAAGGTGAACCCGAAAAAATAGATCACCTCCTATTCCTCGTCCACGGGATTGGAAGTGTTTGTGACTTGAAATTCCGAAGTGTCGAGGAAGTTG TTGACGAGTTTCGAAGTATTTCTCTTCAGCTCATCCAATCACACTATCGAACAGCCAGTACTCATGGGATTGTAAATAGGATTGAAGTACTGCCAGTATCGTGGCACGCAACATTGCACTCCGAGGACACAGGAATCGATAAGAAGTTAAAAGCCATAACATTGGAGAGCATACCAAAATTACGACACTTCACTAATGACACATTATTGGATGTACTCTTTTACACGAGTCCAGTTTTCTGTCAAACAATAATGCAGACTGTTGGTAATGAGTTGAACAGGCTAAATGCGTTATTCCGTGATAGAAATCCCgatttcactggaaatgttTGTGTGGGAGGTCACTCACTGGGTAGTTTGATACTTTTCGATCTGCTCTGCCATCAGAAGGCACCAATGGACGAGAGTAAACTCGATACAGATGCAACAATCAACGAGGAGGATGAAAATTCAGAAGTGGAGACAGATAATGGTCCCAATTTGTCCCTGAAACCGATGCCCAAATCGATAGTCAAGCGTCGTCTGAGCAGAAAAATGAGTTATGTCATGGGTGCTGCAGGCACTGGCCAACCATTTATCGTATATCCACATTTGGATTTCTTCCCCAAGGCGTTTTTCGCTCTTGGCAGCCCAATTGGAATGTTTGTCACTGTACGTGGTATCGATAAGCTCGGTGAAAACTTCAAACTACCCACTTGTCCTGCTTTCTTCAATATCTTTCATCCATTCGATCCCGTTGCATACAGAATGGAAGCACTCATCAATCCTGAGGCTTACAAGTACAGACCAATGCTCATTCCTCATCATAAAGGAAGGAAACGAATGCATTTAG AACTGAAAGAAACAATGGCTAGAGTGGGCGCTGATCTGAAGCAGAAGCTCTTAGATTCAGTAAGAAGCACCTGGAATTCAGTTTACCAACTGGCAATGTTCCATCGTCAGGACAATCATGTACTTGAACAAGAAATCGATAAAGTTGTAGAGGAGCAGCTGCAAAAGTCAACCAATAACAATCATAATATCCATAATGAACAAGATGAAGACAGGGAGAATGAGAGAGGAGTGAATTTGAAAGTTGGACAACTCAATGGTGGTAGACGTATTGATTACGTTCTCCAGGAGGCGCCTTTTGAGTACATAAATGAGTACATTTTCGCCATGACCAGCCATGTGGGTTACTG GGAATCGGAGGATACGATGCTGCTGATATTGAAGGAGATGTACGGTGCCACGGGAATACAGGCGGATGCACAATTACCTCCACAAACTATGACTATTGAACGCCCTTCACCGAACATTTCGACTTTCTCTAGTCCTGGACCTTCAGCGCCTCTCAAAAGcttcaattttccaaatacTGGGGGAGGACCTGCAACGATAGGAGTTGATCCTACGGCACCCATAAGTAATAGACCCGTGGGACCGCCGCCCATGTCTGGATTCATACGAAAATCATAA
- the LOC135164510 gene encoding phospholipase DDHD2 isoform X2, with protein MGDQSRKIKNPLLTAGQGFSFDDFGGSNLLMPVTPAVISEPVRHELHDNPLEGEQSTSPPAVLQPSLVEPNIPPPITEIPLPSYDPKEPPTDSYQRSSYFTSILSSLPNLSLTSLTGQQAPPASAVPNDSIEERLSLNNSSHFPPQEYHHPPPPENFSDQSHPPSLQQPLQPPPSALPCPPQAVGLVSYRLGNQRRLKYAPPPDLTSSTAKSLTPPSLGIQNPPIVPPHSEFFTPGFVTPQVDENLSFPPAVVQPPNNPSISTISGPQEIPTSSALREPVTPHNTPANYFTPASTFDTTYQPHQQTISDLSRSSPTNPPTVPTNDTSPNPSAITDDLAEIDLSRRSSPPDIFHRESTPLESQSQPLNADYPSVAPANNLFTSNFPHFKSEPSTSAFFDTNTVSSLKSSQSVQPPSQISFYNPVEFDANSRAHNLSRQCEINTQSAISDGFISSSADTANWSTPRATLITSEMPEPMGTATLNTIQTSINSSIVRGHQNDTIPPSLHNLASGSDKKMVYRPVYHHWFYRKNIENKVLWNPFSMQDSLNLEEVHNSTDITPETTVATDGGRYDVEILKRQRVPVYWSGEPTEVRRASWFYKGPGESRYTPYEESTAARLEKEYKHACNSDHWNRRVELNNGEYIVFHSATIQIHYLQASSPELVASWGNSTGTSSRPKVVKRGVDEFHIEEGEPEKIDHLLFLVHGIGSVCDLKFRSVEEVVDEFRSISLQLIQSHYRTASTHGIVNRIEVLPVSWHATLHSEDTGIDKKLKAITLESIPKLRHFTNDTLLDVLFYTSPVFCQTIMQTVGNELNRLNALFRDRNPDFTGNVCVGGHSLGSLILFDLLCHQKAPMDESKLDTDATINEEDENSEVETDNGPNLSLKPMPKSIVKRRLSRKMSYVMGAAGTGQPFIVYPHLDFFPKAFFALGSPIGMFVTVRGIDKLGENFKLPTCPAFFNIFHPFDPVAYRMEALINPEAYKYRPMLIPHHKGRKRMHLELKETMARVGADLKQKLLDSVRSTWNSVYQLAMFHRQDNHVLEQEIDKVVEEQLQKSTNNNHNIHNEQDEDRENERGVNLKVGQLNGGRRIDYVLQEAPFEYINEYIFAMTSHVGYWESEDTMLLILKEMYGATGIQADAQLPPQTMTIERPSPNISTFSSPGPSAPLKSFNFPNTGGGPATIGVDPTAPISNRPVGPPPMSGFIRKS; from the exons ATAATCCCCTCGAAGGTGAACAGTCCACCTCACCTCCAGCGGTTCTGCAGCCCTCGCTAGTGGAGCCAAATATTCCACCTCCGATAACCGAAATCCCCTTACCCTCGTATGACCCAAAAGAGCCTCCCACCGACTCCTACCAACGCTCCAGCTACTTCACGTCAATCCTCTCATCTCTTCCAAATCTCTCTCTCACATCCCTAACAGGACAACAGGCCCCACCAGCTAGTGCAGTCCCAAATGATTCAATAGAAGAGAGGCTGTCTCTAAATAACTCATCACACTTTCCACCGCAGGAGTACCATCATCCTCCACCACCAGAGAATTTCAGCGATCAATCTCATCCACCGTCACTACAGCAACCACTCCAACCTCCACCCTCTGCCCTCCCCTGCCCACCCCAAGCAGTTG GTTTAGTATCGTATCGTCTTGGTAACCAGCGACGTCTTAAATACGCCCCACCCCCGGATTTAACATCAAGCACAGCAAAATCGTTGACACCACCATCTCTAGGTATTCAAAATCCCCCAATTGTACCACCTCATTCTGAATTCTTCACGCCGGGATTTGTAACTCCCCAAGTTGATGAGAATCTCTCATTTCCTCCGGCGGTGGTACAGCCCCCTAATAATCCATCAATCTCAACGATATCTGGACCCCAAGAAATTCCAACAAGTAGTGCATTGAGAGAACCTGTGACACCACACAATACACCAGCGAATTACTTCACACCTGCCTCGACATTCGACACGACTTACCAGCCCCATCAGCAAACAATAAGCGATTTATCACGGTCTTCACCAACAAATCCGCCAACAGTACCTACTAATGATACTTCACCGAATCCATCAGCAATCACTGATGATCTAGCGGAAATAGATCTCTCCCGAAGATCCTCACCACCAGATATTTTTCACCGAGAGTCCACTCCCCTCGAGAGTCAATCACAGCCCCTGAATGCTGATTATCCATCCGTCGCGCCAGCAAATAACTTGTTCACGAGTAATTTTCCACACTTTAAAAGTGAGCCAAGTACAAGTGCATTCTTCGATACGAATACTGTATCATCTTTAAAATCCAGCCAATCAGTTCAACCACCGTCCCAGATATCGTTTTACAATCCTGTTGAGTTTGATGCTAATTCAAGAGCACATAATTTATCTCGTCAATGTGAAATTAACACGCAAAGTGCAATTAGTGATGGATTCATTTCATCATCTGCTGATACTGCCAACTGGTCAACGCCTCGGGCAACTTTAataacgagtgaaatgccCGAACCAATGGGCACAGCAACACTTAATACCATACAAACATCGATAAATTCGTCGATAGTACGTGGTCACCAGAACGATACAATTCCACCGAGTCTTCACAATTTGGCATCTggtagtgataaaaaaatggtgtACAGGCCAGTTTATCATCACTGGTTTTATcgtaaaaatattgagaataaAGTACTGTGGAATCCATTCTCAATGCAGGATAGTTTGAATTTAGAGGAAGTACATAATTCCACTGATATCACACCAGAGACAACAGTTGCCACTGATGGGGGTCGTTATGATGTTGAAATACTTAAACGTCAGAGAGTACCTGTTTACTGGTCTGGTGAGCCAACTGAGGTCAGGAGGGCCTCGTGGTTTTACAAGGGCCCTGGAGAATCGAGATATACACCGTATGAAGAGAGCACTGCTGCCAGACTTGAGAAGGAGTACAaacacgcgtgcaatagtgATCATTGGAATAGGAGGGTGGAACTCAATAATGGAGAGTACATTGTTTTTCACAGTGCTACCATTCAAATTCATTATCTTCAAGCTAGCTCACCTGAGCTCGTTGCATCGTGGGGCAATAGCACT GGTACCTCGAGCCGTCCTAAAGTTGTAAAACGTGGAGTAGATGAATTTCACATTGAGGAAGGTGAACCCGAAAAAATAGATCACCTCCTATTCCTCGTCCACGGGATTGGAAGTGTTTGTGACTTGAAATTCCGAAGTGTCGAGGAAGTTG TTGACGAGTTTCGAAGTATTTCTCTTCAGCTCATCCAATCACACTATCGAACAGCCAGTACTCATGGGATTGTAAATAGGATTGAAGTACTGCCAGTATCGTGGCACGCAACATTGCACTCCGAGGACACAGGAATCGATAAGAAGTTAAAAGCCATAACATTGGAGAGCATACCAAAATTACGACACTTCACTAATGACACATTATTGGATGTACTCTTTTACACGAGTCCAGTTTTCTGTCAAACAATAATGCAGACTGTTGGTAATGAGTTGAACAGGCTAAATGCGTTATTCCGTGATAGAAATCCCgatttcactggaaatgttTGTGTGGGAGGTCACTCACTGGGTAGTTTGATACTTTTCGATCTGCTCTGCCATCAGAAGGCACCAATGGACGAGAGTAAACTCGATACAGATGCAACAATCAACGAGGAGGATGAAAATTCAGAAGTGGAGACAGATAATGGTCCCAATTTGTCCCTGAAACCGATGCCCAAATCGATAGTCAAGCGTCGTCTGAGCAGAAAAATGAGTTATGTCATGGGTGCTGCAGGCACTGGCCAACCATTTATCGTATATCCACATTTGGATTTCTTCCCCAAGGCGTTTTTCGCTCTTGGCAGCCCAATTGGAATGTTTGTCACTGTACGTGGTATCGATAAGCTCGGTGAAAACTTCAAACTACCCACTTGTCCTGCTTTCTTCAATATCTTTCATCCATTCGATCCCGTTGCATACAGAATGGAAGCACTCATCAATCCTGAGGCTTACAAGTACAGACCAATGCTCATTCCTCATCATAAAGGAAGGAAACGAATGCATTTAG AACTGAAAGAAACAATGGCTAGAGTGGGCGCTGATCTGAAGCAGAAGCTCTTAGATTCAGTAAGAAGCACCTGGAATTCAGTTTACCAACTGGCAATGTTCCATCGTCAGGACAATCATGTACTTGAACAAGAAATCGATAAAGTTGTAGAGGAGCAGCTGCAAAAGTCAACCAATAACAATCATAATATCCATAATGAACAAGATGAAGACAGGGAGAATGAGAGAGGAGTGAATTTGAAAGTTGGACAACTCAATGGTGGTAGACGTATTGATTACGTTCTCCAGGAGGCGCCTTTTGAGTACATAAATGAGTACATTTTCGCCATGACCAGCCATGTGGGTTACTG GGAATCGGAGGATACGATGCTGCTGATATTGAAGGAGATGTACGGTGCCACGGGAATACAGGCGGATGCACAATTACCTCCACAAACTATGACTATTGAACGCCCTTCACCGAACATTTCGACTTTCTCTAGTCCTGGACCTTCAGCGCCTCTCAAAAGcttcaattttccaaatacTGGGGGAGGACCTGCAACGATAGGAGTTGATCCTACGGCACCCATAAGTAATAGACCCGTGGGACCGCCGCCCATGTCTGGATTCATACGAAAATCATAA
- the LOC135164510 gene encoding phospholipase DDHD2 isoform X3, with protein MGVDRLIAVCKANLDNPLEGEQSTSPPAVLQPSLVEPNIPPPITEIPLPSYDPKEPPTDSYQRSSYFTSILSSLPNLSLTSLTGQQAPPASAVPNDSIEERLSLNNSSHFPPQEYHHPPPPENFSDQSHPPSLQQPLQPPPSALPCPPQAVGLVSYRLGNQRRLKYAPPPDLTSSTAKSLTPPSLGIQNPPIVPPHSEFFTPGFVTPQVDENLSFPPAVVQPPNNPSISTISGPQEIPTSSALREPVTPHNTPANYFTPASTFDTTYQPHQQTISDLSRSSPTNPPTVPTNDTSPNPSAITDDLAEIDLSRRSSPPDIFHRESTPLESQSQPLNADYPSVAPANNLFTSNFPHFKSEPSTSAFFDTNTVSSLKSSQSVQPPSQISFYNPVEFDANSRAHNLSRQCEINTQSAISDGFISSSADTANWSTPRATLITSEMPEPMGTATLNTIQTSINSSIVRGHQNDTIPPSLHNLASGSDKKMVYRPVYHHWFYRKNIENKVLWNPFSMQDSLNLEEVHNSTDITPETTVATDGGRYDVEILKRQRVPVYWSGEPTEVRRASWFYKGPGESRYTPYEESTAARLEKEYKHACNSDHWNRRVELNNGEYIVFHSATIQIHYLQASSPELVASWGNSTDSESNMYLQGTSSRPKVVKRGVDEFHIEEGEPEKIDHLLFLVHGIGSVCDLKFRSVEEVVDEFRSISLQLIQSHYRTASTHGIVNRIEVLPVSWHATLHSEDTGIDKKLKAITLESIPKLRHFTNDTLLDVLFYTSPVFCQTIMQTVGNELNRLNALFRDRNPDFTGNVCVGGHSLGSLILFDLLCHQKAPMDESKLDTDATINEEDENSEVETDNGPNLSLKPMPKSIVKRRLSRKMSYVMGAAGTGQPFIVYPHLDFFPKAFFALGSPIGMFVTVRGIDKLGENFKLPTCPAFFNIFHPFDPVAYRMEALINPEAYKYRPMLIPHHKGRKRMHLELKETMARVGADLKQKLLDSVRSTWNSVYQLAMFHRQDNHVLEQEIDKVVEEQLQKSTNNNHNIHNEQDEDRENERGVNLKVGQLNGGRRIDYVLQEAPFEYINEYIFAMTSHVGYWESEDTMLLILKEMYGATGIQADAQLPPQTMTIERPSPNISTFSSPGPSAPLKSFNFPNTGGGPATIGVDPTAPISNRPVGPPPMSGFIRKS; from the exons ATGGGTGTGGATAGACTCATCGCTGTGTGTAAAGCAAATCTTG ATAATCCCCTCGAAGGTGAACAGTCCACCTCACCTCCAGCGGTTCTGCAGCCCTCGCTAGTGGAGCCAAATATTCCACCTCCGATAACCGAAATCCCCTTACCCTCGTATGACCCAAAAGAGCCTCCCACCGACTCCTACCAACGCTCCAGCTACTTCACGTCAATCCTCTCATCTCTTCCAAATCTCTCTCTCACATCCCTAACAGGACAACAGGCCCCACCAGCTAGTGCAGTCCCAAATGATTCAATAGAAGAGAGGCTGTCTCTAAATAACTCATCACACTTTCCACCGCAGGAGTACCATCATCCTCCACCACCAGAGAATTTCAGCGATCAATCTCATCCACCGTCACTACAGCAACCACTCCAACCTCCACCCTCTGCCCTCCCCTGCCCACCCCAAGCAGTTG GTTTAGTATCGTATCGTCTTGGTAACCAGCGACGTCTTAAATACGCCCCACCCCCGGATTTAACATCAAGCACAGCAAAATCGTTGACACCACCATCTCTAGGTATTCAAAATCCCCCAATTGTACCACCTCATTCTGAATTCTTCACGCCGGGATTTGTAACTCCCCAAGTTGATGAGAATCTCTCATTTCCTCCGGCGGTGGTACAGCCCCCTAATAATCCATCAATCTCAACGATATCTGGACCCCAAGAAATTCCAACAAGTAGTGCATTGAGAGAACCTGTGACACCACACAATACACCAGCGAATTACTTCACACCTGCCTCGACATTCGACACGACTTACCAGCCCCATCAGCAAACAATAAGCGATTTATCACGGTCTTCACCAACAAATCCGCCAACAGTACCTACTAATGATACTTCACCGAATCCATCAGCAATCACTGATGATCTAGCGGAAATAGATCTCTCCCGAAGATCCTCACCACCAGATATTTTTCACCGAGAGTCCACTCCCCTCGAGAGTCAATCACAGCCCCTGAATGCTGATTATCCATCCGTCGCGCCAGCAAATAACTTGTTCACGAGTAATTTTCCACACTTTAAAAGTGAGCCAAGTACAAGTGCATTCTTCGATACGAATACTGTATCATCTTTAAAATCCAGCCAATCAGTTCAACCACCGTCCCAGATATCGTTTTACAATCCTGTTGAGTTTGATGCTAATTCAAGAGCACATAATTTATCTCGTCAATGTGAAATTAACACGCAAAGTGCAATTAGTGATGGATTCATTTCATCATCTGCTGATACTGCCAACTGGTCAACGCCTCGGGCAACTTTAataacgagtgaaatgccCGAACCAATGGGCACAGCAACACTTAATACCATACAAACATCGATAAATTCGTCGATAGTACGTGGTCACCAGAACGATACAATTCCACCGAGTCTTCACAATTTGGCATCTggtagtgataaaaaaatggtgtACAGGCCAGTTTATCATCACTGGTTTTATcgtaaaaatattgagaataaAGTACTGTGGAATCCATTCTCAATGCAGGATAGTTTGAATTTAGAGGAAGTACATAATTCCACTGATATCACACCAGAGACAACAGTTGCCACTGATGGGGGTCGTTATGATGTTGAAATACTTAAACGTCAGAGAGTACCTGTTTACTGGTCTGGTGAGCCAACTGAGGTCAGGAGGGCCTCGTGGTTTTACAAGGGCCCTGGAGAATCGAGATATACACCGTATGAAGAGAGCACTGCTGCCAGACTTGAGAAGGAGTACAaacacgcgtgcaatagtgATCATTGGAATAGGAGGGTGGAACTCAATAATGGAGAGTACATTGTTTTTCACAGTGCTACCATTCAAATTCATTATCTTCAAGCTAGCTCACCTGAGCTCGTTGCATCGTGGGGCAATAGCACT GATTCAGAGAGCAATATGTATTTGCAGGGTACCTCGAGCCGTCCTAAAGTTGTAAAACGTGGAGTAGATGAATTTCACATTGAGGAAGGTGAACCCGAAAAAATAGATCACCTCCTATTCCTCGTCCACGGGATTGGAAGTGTTTGTGACTTGAAATTCCGAAGTGTCGAGGAAGTTG TTGACGAGTTTCGAAGTATTTCTCTTCAGCTCATCCAATCACACTATCGAACAGCCAGTACTCATGGGATTGTAAATAGGATTGAAGTACTGCCAGTATCGTGGCACGCAACATTGCACTCCGAGGACACAGGAATCGATAAGAAGTTAAAAGCCATAACATTGGAGAGCATACCAAAATTACGACACTTCACTAATGACACATTATTGGATGTACTCTTTTACACGAGTCCAGTTTTCTGTCAAACAATAATGCAGACTGTTGGTAATGAGTTGAACAGGCTAAATGCGTTATTCCGTGATAGAAATCCCgatttcactggaaatgttTGTGTGGGAGGTCACTCACTGGGTAGTTTGATACTTTTCGATCTGCTCTGCCATCAGAAGGCACCAATGGACGAGAGTAAACTCGATACAGATGCAACAATCAACGAGGAGGATGAAAATTCAGAAGTGGAGACAGATAATGGTCCCAATTTGTCCCTGAAACCGATGCCCAAATCGATAGTCAAGCGTCGTCTGAGCAGAAAAATGAGTTATGTCATGGGTGCTGCAGGCACTGGCCAACCATTTATCGTATATCCACATTTGGATTTCTTCCCCAAGGCGTTTTTCGCTCTTGGCAGCCCAATTGGAATGTTTGTCACTGTACGTGGTATCGATAAGCTCGGTGAAAACTTCAAACTACCCACTTGTCCTGCTTTCTTCAATATCTTTCATCCATTCGATCCCGTTGCATACAGAATGGAAGCACTCATCAATCCTGAGGCTTACAAGTACAGACCAATGCTCATTCCTCATCATAAAGGAAGGAAACGAATGCATTTAG AACTGAAAGAAACAATGGCTAGAGTGGGCGCTGATCTGAAGCAGAAGCTCTTAGATTCAGTAAGAAGCACCTGGAATTCAGTTTACCAACTGGCAATGTTCCATCGTCAGGACAATCATGTACTTGAACAAGAAATCGATAAAGTTGTAGAGGAGCAGCTGCAAAAGTCAACCAATAACAATCATAATATCCATAATGAACAAGATGAAGACAGGGAGAATGAGAGAGGAGTGAATTTGAAAGTTGGACAACTCAATGGTGGTAGACGTATTGATTACGTTCTCCAGGAGGCGCCTTTTGAGTACATAAATGAGTACATTTTCGCCATGACCAGCCATGTGGGTTACTG GGAATCGGAGGATACGATGCTGCTGATATTGAAGGAGATGTACGGTGCCACGGGAATACAGGCGGATGCACAATTACCTCCACAAACTATGACTATTGAACGCCCTTCACCGAACATTTCGACTTTCTCTAGTCCTGGACCTTCAGCGCCTCTCAAAAGcttcaattttccaaatacTGGGGGAGGACCTGCAACGATAGGAGTTGATCCTACGGCACCCATAAGTAATAGACCCGTGGGACCGCCGCCCATGTCTGGATTCATACGAAAATCATAA